The following proteins are encoded in a genomic region of Diadema setosum chromosome 18, eeDiaSeto1, whole genome shotgun sequence:
- the LOC140242030 gene encoding uncharacterized protein isoform X1, producing MSEHRKLLDAARSAVDLLNTVLGQAADDLDVTSSSSAVSQSDLISSATAEFTPARSAQLSSARREPAATESVLRCHGNHPIHQQTEEGSAISTKRVNSCRKGERNFPSLQTRLGESVNNECSQELNLRVRQLTTAADRRSGEVLSSRAPSQVAKVSPQRSIAAEYSNDDVMDRIVAQSGRREECEHALYGNIAMEQALASSVLVLENAKLRDELSDARAEIATLHVEVALLKKLRVPTREAAAQTCARRLGDYIYQHEISSGDDSTDYLTTYSNSSPERRPFVPRRQRTEEHSTDAHHRKSDIYFYTPASTISTPGTLGRNSTVSSSGGPARRKLELPKSLKNGAAYLSITTYEDSDEVSTSSPSCGCCPFACPKFKLRSLKASRP from the exons ATGTCCGAGCACCGGAAGTTGTTGGATGCTGCTCGGTCAGCTGTAGACCTCCTCAACACAGTGTTGGGTCAAGCGGCGGATGACCTGGACGTCACCAGCTCATCTTCTGCAG TATCTCAGAGTGATCTGATCTCATCGGCAACCGCGGAATTCACCCCAGCAAGAAGTGCCCAGTTGTCGTCTGCTAGGCGGGAACCTGCCGCCACGGAATCAGTGCtccgttgtcatggtaaccatCCCATCCATCAGCAGACAGAGGAAGGGTCAGCTATATCAACGAAGAG AGTTAATTCATGCAGGAAAGGAGAACGTAATTTTCCATCACTTCAAACCCGACTCGGTGAAAGTGTCAATAATGAATGCTCACAAGAGCTGAATCTTCGTGTACGGCAGCTGACCACCGCGGCTGACCGACGTTCTGGAGAGGTGCTGTCTTCGAGAGCTCCGTCACAAG TAGCGAAAGTTTCGCCACAGCGCTCCATTGCCGCGGAGTATAGCAATGATGACGTCATGGATCGTATCGTTGCTCAGTCAGGTCGAAGAGAGGAATGTGAACATGCGCTGTACGGCAACATTGCGATGGAGCAAGCGCTGGCAAGTAGCGTCCTCGTCCTAGAAAATGCCAAG CTGAGAGACGAGCTTTCTGATGCAAGAGCTGAGATCGCCACGCTTCACGTTGAGGTGGCACTGTTG AAAAAGCTTCGAGTACCAACGCGGGAAGCCGCAGCGCAGACGTGCGCCCGACGGTTGGGAGATTACATCTATCAGCACGAGATATCATCCGGGGACGATTCAACAGACTACCT aACCACGTACAGCAACTCCTCCCCCGAGAGACGGCCCTTCGTTCCCCGGCGGCAACGCACTGAAGAGCATTCTACGGACGCACATCACCGCAAGAGCGATATCTACTTCTACACCCCTGCCTCAACCATCTCCACCCCAGGCACGCTCGGCCGAAACTCAACCGTATCGTCCTCGGGCGGACCCGCAAGGAGGAAACTGGAGCTGCCGAAATCTCTCAAGAACG GAGCTGCATACCTCAGCATCACCACCTACGAGGATTCTGACGAAGTGTCCACTTCTTCTCCCTCATGTGGATGCTGTCCCTTCGCCTGCCCCAAATTCAAGCTGCGTTCCCTAAAGGCCTCTCGTCCCTGA
- the LOC140242030 gene encoding uncharacterized protein isoform X2, producing MSEHRKLLDAARSAVDLLNTVLGQAADDLDVTSSSSAVSQSDLISSATAEFTPARSAQLSSARREPAATESVLRCHGNHPIHQQTEEGSAISTKRVNSCRKGERNFPSLQTRLGESVNNECSQELNLRVRQLTTAADRRSGEVLSSRAPSQAKVSPQRSIAAEYSNDDVMDRIVAQSGRREECEHALYGNIAMEQALASSVLVLENAKLRDELSDARAEIATLHVEVALLKKLRVPTREAAAQTCARRLGDYIYQHEISSGDDSTDYLTTYSNSSPERRPFVPRRQRTEEHSTDAHHRKSDIYFYTPASTISTPGTLGRNSTVSSSGGPARRKLELPKSLKNGAAYLSITTYEDSDEVSTSSPSCGCCPFACPKFKLRSLKASRP from the exons ATGTCCGAGCACCGGAAGTTGTTGGATGCTGCTCGGTCAGCTGTAGACCTCCTCAACACAGTGTTGGGTCAAGCGGCGGATGACCTGGACGTCACCAGCTCATCTTCTGCAG TATCTCAGAGTGATCTGATCTCATCGGCAACCGCGGAATTCACCCCAGCAAGAAGTGCCCAGTTGTCGTCTGCTAGGCGGGAACCTGCCGCCACGGAATCAGTGCtccgttgtcatggtaaccatCCCATCCATCAGCAGACAGAGGAAGGGTCAGCTATATCAACGAAGAG AGTTAATTCATGCAGGAAAGGAGAACGTAATTTTCCATCACTTCAAACCCGACTCGGTGAAAGTGTCAATAATGAATGCTCACAAGAGCTGAATCTTCGTGTACGGCAGCTGACCACCGCGGCTGACCGACGTTCTGGAGAGGTGCTGTCTTCGAGAGCTCCGTCACAAG CGAAAGTTTCGCCACAGCGCTCCATTGCCGCGGAGTATAGCAATGATGACGTCATGGATCGTATCGTTGCTCAGTCAGGTCGAAGAGAGGAATGTGAACATGCGCTGTACGGCAACATTGCGATGGAGCAAGCGCTGGCAAGTAGCGTCCTCGTCCTAGAAAATGCCAAG CTGAGAGACGAGCTTTCTGATGCAAGAGCTGAGATCGCCACGCTTCACGTTGAGGTGGCACTGTTG AAAAAGCTTCGAGTACCAACGCGGGAAGCCGCAGCGCAGACGTGCGCCCGACGGTTGGGAGATTACATCTATCAGCACGAGATATCATCCGGGGACGATTCAACAGACTACCT aACCACGTACAGCAACTCCTCCCCCGAGAGACGGCCCTTCGTTCCCCGGCGGCAACGCACTGAAGAGCATTCTACGGACGCACATCACCGCAAGAGCGATATCTACTTCTACACCCCTGCCTCAACCATCTCCACCCCAGGCACGCTCGGCCGAAACTCAACCGTATCGTCCTCGGGCGGACCCGCAAGGAGGAAACTGGAGCTGCCGAAATCTCTCAAGAACG GAGCTGCATACCTCAGCATCACCACCTACGAGGATTCTGACGAAGTGTCCACTTCTTCTCCCTCATGTGGATGCTGTCCCTTCGCCTGCCCCAAATTCAAGCTGCGTTCCCTAAAGGCCTCTCGTCCCTGA